A genomic segment from Nicotiana sylvestris chromosome 1, ASM39365v2, whole genome shotgun sequence encodes:
- the LOC104241511 gene encoding uncharacterized protein isoform X1 yields MFTSRLTTSSLRLVRCRIFSLPSPPLTSFLSTSLLCRFPAFTSSMDNTGFHKPSSSSSSSAFAHSNRSGGRGRGRGWDNNERSGGRGGAAASSGKDKIDALGRLLQYGTITSKDSACWKRMESF; encoded by the exons ATGTTCACTTCTCGACTGACTACCTCCAGTTTGCGACTTGTACGTTGCCGCATCTTTTCTCTTCCTTCACCCCCTTTGACATCCTTCCTCTCCACTTCTCTGCTCTGTCGTTTCCCTGCTTTTACTTCTTCAATGGACAACACGGGTTTCCACAaaccttcttcatcctcctcctccTCTGCCTTTGCTCATTCCAATCGAAG CGGTGGTAGAGGAAGAGGGAGAGGATGGGACAATAACGAAAGATCAGGAGGCCGTGGCGGTGCTGCTGCCAGCTCCGGCAAAGATAAAATTGATGCTCTTGGGAGACTCTT GCAGTACGGAACGATAACAAGCAAAGATTCGGCCTGTTGGAAGAGAATGGAGAGCTTCTGA
- the LOC104241511 gene encoding uncharacterized protein isoform X3 has product MASELNLNMRNDGYVKVQDLLKLNLKTFANVPLRSHTVDDVKEAVRNDNKQRFGLLEENGELLIRANQGHTVKVIQREEPLVGTSSLPL; this is encoded by the exons ATGGCCTCTGAGCTAAACTTGAATATGAGGAATGATGGGTATGTGAAGGTGCAGGATCTTTTAAAGCTAAACTTAAAAACATTTGCCAATGTCCCATTGAGGTCACACACTGTTGATGATGTCAAAGAG GCAGTACGGAACGATAACAAGCAAAGATTCGGCCTGTTGGAAGAGAATGGAGAGCTTCTGATACGTGCTAACCAGGGCCACACAGTAAAG GTCATTCAGAGGGAGGAGCCTCTGGTGGGTACTTCCAGTCTTCCACTATAG
- the LOC104241511 gene encoding uncharacterized protein isoform X2: MASELNLNMRNDGYVKVQDLLKLNLKTFANVPLRSHTVDDVKEAVRNDNKQRFGLLEENGELLIRANQGHTVKIVETQSLLKPILSADEVPGKVNFVHLITLINTLVGIFLFS, from the exons ATGGCCTCTGAGCTAAACTTGAATATGAGGAATGATGGGTATGTGAAGGTGCAGGATCTTTTAAAGCTAAACTTAAAAACATTTGCCAATGTCCCATTGAGGTCACACACTGTTGATGATGTCAAAGAG GCAGTACGGAACGATAACAAGCAAAGATTCGGCCTGTTGGAAGAGAATGGAGAGCTTCTGATACGTGCTAACCAGGGCCACACAGTAAAG ATAGTTGAAACTCAGAGCTTATTAAAACCGATCCTTTCAGCTGACGAAGTTCCAGGTAAAGTGAATTTTGTGCATTTAATAACACTTATAAATACCTTAGTTGGAATATTTCTCTTTTCATAG
- the LOC138876941 gene encoding UDP-glucuronate 4-epimerase 3-like, translated as MVVFRHPGKSIPIFEAANHGTVARDFTYVDDIVKGCLAALDTAEKSTGSGGKKKGPAQLRVFNLGNTSPVPVSDLVSILERLLKVKAKRLVMKLPRNGDVQFTHANISSAQRELGYKPSTDLQTGLKKFVRWYLNYYGNGKKSAQ; from the exons ATGGTCGTCTTTCGTCATCcg GGAAAGTCGATTCCCATATTCGAGGCAGCTAACCATGGCACGGTAGCTAGGGATTTTACCTACGTAGATGATATAGTGAAGGGTTGTTTGGCAGCATTGGATACTGCGGAGAAGAGCACTGGAAGTGGTGGGAAGAAGAAAGGCCCTGCTCAATTGCGGGTGTTTAATTTGGGGAACACATCCCCTGTCCCGGTTTCTGATCTTGTCAGCATTTTGGAGAGGTTGCTAAAGGTGAAGGCTAAGAGATTGGTGATGAAGTTGCCAAGGAATGGGGATGTGCAGTTTACTCATGCGAATATAAGTTCGGCCCAGAGGGAGCTTGGATATAAGCCTAGTACCGATCTGCAGACGGGATTGAAGAAATTTGTTCGATGGTACCTCAATTACTATGGTAATGGAAAGAAGAGTGCCCAGTGA
- the LOC104241511 gene encoding uncharacterized protein isoform X4: MASELNLNMRNDGYVKVQDLLKLNLKTFANVPLRSHTVDDVKEAVRNDNKQRFGLLEENGELLIRANQGHTVKREEPLVGTSSLPL, translated from the exons ATGGCCTCTGAGCTAAACTTGAATATGAGGAATGATGGGTATGTGAAGGTGCAGGATCTTTTAAAGCTAAACTTAAAAACATTTGCCAATGTCCCATTGAGGTCACACACTGTTGATGATGTCAAAGAG GCAGTACGGAACGATAACAAGCAAAGATTCGGCCTGTTGGAAGAGAATGGAGAGCTTCTGATACGTGCTAACCAGGGCCACACAGTAAAG AGGGAGGAGCCTCTGGTGGGTACTTCCAGTCTTCCACTATAG